One stretch of Natronobacterium gregoryi SP2 DNA includes these proteins:
- the nreA gene encoding DNA repair protein NreA, with translation MRLDEYIEDLEPDEEARRRQLAKEKSYEITDHLEAFERRFDDALSGDTLVGSTSPSIFVGRSNYPDIPVGLLSPVGDEGDAEEYVTDGDWYRQGYAIDDVLQRRTRLLNSNKRANVDSPSIASRLTPSVHDTWDGFVGVQREVAIADRPVDLEIGLDDTPDLGLDAGTDVATPRGPRANARNAELRENPYVPRPVKKTLEDDDWQAQGAMTYLYRRGFDVYDINSILSAGALGETEQRRLVPTRWSITAVDDTIGQFLRGRIRNEPSVDEVQVWANEYMGNRYWVILAPGSWEFELVEMKAPGSIWNPNPEDDVWLQAASEGYEGRSSYVQETAGAYYATRLGVLEHLESIGRQAKCLVLREVSDDYWAPVGVWQVRESVRNAFEGEYGEAETFHGAVREVSKQLPVSYERLQRKSELAAGLQANLDVYFSTQRENPVVDDGRESDTADTNHAQQQDG, from the coding sequence ATGCGCCTCGACGAGTACATCGAGGATCTCGAGCCCGACGAGGAGGCCAGACGCCGACAGCTGGCCAAGGAGAAATCCTACGAGATCACCGACCACCTAGAAGCGTTCGAGCGCCGGTTCGACGACGCCCTCTCCGGAGACACCCTCGTCGGCTCGACCTCGCCCTCTATCTTCGTCGGACGGTCGAACTATCCCGACATCCCCGTCGGCCTGCTCTCGCCCGTCGGCGACGAGGGCGACGCCGAGGAGTACGTCACTGACGGCGACTGGTACCGTCAGGGGTATGCGATCGACGATGTCCTCCAGCGCCGGACGAGACTGCTGAACTCGAACAAGCGCGCGAACGTCGACTCGCCGTCGATCGCGAGTCGGCTGACGCCGTCAGTTCACGACACCTGGGACGGCTTCGTCGGCGTCCAGCGGGAAGTCGCCATCGCCGACCGCCCCGTCGACCTCGAGATCGGGCTCGACGACACGCCCGATCTCGGACTGGACGCCGGGACCGACGTCGCGACGCCTCGAGGCCCCCGTGCGAACGCTCGTAACGCCGAACTCCGGGAGAATCCCTACGTCCCGCGACCCGTCAAGAAGACCCTCGAGGACGACGACTGGCAGGCCCAGGGTGCGATGACGTACCTGTACCGGCGCGGGTTCGACGTCTACGATATCAACTCGATCCTCTCGGCGGGCGCGTTAGGTGAGACCGAACAGCGCCGACTCGTCCCGACGCGGTGGTCGATCACCGCCGTCGACGACACGATCGGCCAGTTCCTCCGGGGTCGCATCCGAAACGAGCCCAGCGTCGACGAGGTTCAGGTCTGGGCCAACGAGTACATGGGCAATCGCTACTGGGTGATCCTCGCTCCAGGCAGCTGGGAGTTCGAACTCGTCGAAATGAAAGCCCCCGGCAGCATCTGGAACCCCAACCCCGAAGACGACGTCTGGCTCCAGGCCGCAAGCGAGGGCTACGAGGGCCGCTCGAGTTACGTCCAGGAGACCGCGGGTGCCTACTACGCCACCCGGCTGGGGGTGTTAGAGCACCTCGAGTCGATCGGCCGCCAGGCGAAGTGTCTCGTTTTGCGGGAAGTGTCGGACGACTACTGGGCACCGGTCGGCGTCTGGCAGGTCCGCGAGAGCGTTCGCAACGCCTTCGAAGGAGAGTACGGGGAGGCGGAGACGTTCCACGGTGCAGTTCGAGAGGTATCGAAACAGTTGCCGGTGTCCTACGAGCGACTGCAACGAAAGTCAGAGCTTGCGGCCGGGTTACAGGCAAACCTCGATGTCTATTTTTCTACACAGAGAGAGAATCCCGTCGTTGACGACGGGCGTGAATCCGACACCGCCGACACAAACCACGCTCAGCAGCAAGATGGATAG